The proteins below come from a single Actinomycetes bacterium genomic window:
- a CDS encoding fatty acid desaturase — protein sequence MTAPVTDRPTTDLPRGTLGDERKGVVEQVALVSFIAVPFVAILLAVPVAWGGWLGWSDVLLSFVFYAVAGHGITVGFHRYLTHGSFKAKRPLRVGLAVAGSLAIEGPAIRWVADHRKHHKFSDKEGDPHSPWRYGESVPALMKGLWYAHMGWLFDVEQTPARQYAPDLLADRDIRRVSRAFPALALVSLALPAVLGGLMTWSWQGALTAFFWASLVRVGLLHHVTWSINSICHAMGERPFESRDRAGNVWWLAVLSMGESWHNLHHADPTCARTGVLRGQVDSGARVIQLFEACGWAYEVRWPKQERLDARRAA from the coding sequence ATGACCGCACCCGTGACCGATCGCCCGACGACCGACCTGCCCCGGGGCACCCTGGGCGACGAGCGCAAGGGGGTCGTCGAGCAGGTCGCGCTAGTCTCCTTCATCGCCGTCCCGTTCGTGGCGATCCTGCTCGCGGTGCCGGTGGCGTGGGGCGGCTGGCTGGGCTGGTCGGACGTGCTGTTGTCGTTCGTCTTCTATGCCGTCGCCGGCCACGGCATCACGGTGGGCTTCCACCGCTACCTGACCCACGGCTCGTTCAAGGCCAAGCGGCCGCTGCGGGTCGGGCTGGCCGTCGCGGGCAGCCTGGCGATCGAGGGGCCGGCCATCCGCTGGGTGGCCGACCACCGCAAGCACCACAAGTTCTCCGACAAGGAGGGCGACCCGCACTCGCCGTGGCGCTACGGCGAGTCCGTGCCGGCGCTGATGAAGGGGCTCTGGTACGCCCACATGGGCTGGCTGTTCGACGTCGAGCAGACCCCGGCCCGGCAGTACGCCCCCGACCTGCTGGCCGACAGGGACATCCGCCGGGTCAGCCGCGCCTTCCCCGCACTCGCGCTGGTCTCCCTCGCGCTGCCGGCCGTCCTCGGCGGACTGATGACCTGGTCCTGGCAGGGTGCCCTGACCGCGTTCTTCTGGGCCAGCCTGGTGCGGGTCGGCCTGTTGCACCACGTCACCTGGTCGATCAACTCGATCTGTCACGCGATGGGCGAGCGGCCCTTCGAGAGCCGGGACCGGGCCGGCAACGTCTGGTGGCTGGCCGTCCTGTCCATGGGCGAGTCCTGGCACAACCTGCACCACGCCGACCCGACGTGCGCACGCACCGGCGTGCTGCGCGGCCAGGTCGACTCCGGCGCCCGGGTGATCCAGCTCTTCGAGGCGTGCGGCTGGGCCTACGAAGTCCGGTGGCCGAAGCAGGAGCGCCTCGACGCCCGCCGGGCCGCCTGA
- a CDS encoding TetR/AcrR family transcriptional regulator, with product MAVSGDGSTTRDALPQQAKGRRDGRARMTGKERREQLLDIGRSLFAQKGFDATSVEEIAQKAGVSKPVVYEHFGGKEGLYAVVVDREMRALLDSITGALTSQGHPRELLERAAFALLDYVESSTDGFRILVRDSPVAQSTGTFASLISDAASQVEHIMANQFRERGFDPEFAPMYAQMLVGMVALTGQWWVDARRPKKADVAAHLVNLAWNGLSGLEANPRLHDGGPR from the coding sequence ATGGCGGTCTCGGGGGACGGGAGCACCACGAGGGACGCGCTGCCCCAGCAGGCCAAGGGCCGGCGCGACGGCCGGGCCCGGATGACCGGCAAGGAACGCCGCGAGCAGCTGCTCGACATCGGCCGCTCGCTCTTCGCCCAGAAGGGGTTCGACGCGACCTCGGTCGAGGAGATCGCCCAGAAGGCGGGCGTCTCCAAGCCGGTCGTCTACGAGCACTTCGGCGGCAAGGAGGGGCTGTACGCCGTCGTGGTCGACCGCGAGATGCGCGCCCTGCTCGACTCCATCACCGGGGCGCTGACCAGCCAGGGCCATCCGCGTGAGCTGCTGGAGCGCGCGGCCTTCGCGCTGCTCGACTACGTCGAGTCCTCGACCGACGGCTTCCGGATCCTGGTGCGCGACTCCCCCGTCGCCCAGTCGACCGGCACCTTCGCGTCGCTGATCAGCGACGCCGCGAGCCAGGTCGAGCACATCATGGCCAACCAGTTCAGGGAGCGCGGCTTCGACCCGGAGTTCGCCCCGATGTACGCGCAGATGCTGGTCGGCATGGTGGCGCTGACCGGCCAGTGGTGGGTCGACGCGCGCAGGCCGAAGAAGGCCGACGTCGCGGCCCACCTGGTCAACCTGGCGTGGAACGGGCTGTCCGGCCTCGAGGCCAACCCCCGGCTGCACGACGGCGGCCCTCGCTAG